The region TACTCGTGGTTGCCGGTGACGAAGTAGCTGCCGTGACGGGCGCGCAGCGCGCGCAGCGGCTCGGCGGCCGGGCCGAGGTCCGCGACACTGCCGTCGACGAGGTCGCCGACGACGGCGATGAGGTCGGGGTTGGTGCGGTTGACCGCCTCGACGACCCGCTGGGTGTGGGCGCGACCCAGGATCGGCCCGAGGTGGATATCGCTGACGACGGCGATCCGGAAGCCGTGCGCCCGGCGCGGCAGCTTGGCGAGCGGCACGGTGATCCTCTTGACCCGCGGCCCGCGCAACACGGTGTACGTCCCGTACCCCACCGTTCCGGCAGCCACGGCCGTGGCACCGACGGCCACGGCCCGCGCGACAAAGAGCCGCCGCGAGGCGGCGGGCGCCGCGCCGTCCGTGGCGGCCTCCGCAGCCGACTTGGCCGCCCCGGCCGCGGGGCCCTTGGTTGCCGCGCCTGCCGCGACCTTGGCAACCCCGCCCGTGGCAGTCTTCGCAGCCCCGCCCCCGGCGGCCTTGGCAGCCGACTTGGCCGCCCCGGCCGCAGGGCCCTTGGTTGCCGCGCCTGCCGCGACCTTGACAACCCCGCCCGTGGCAGTCTTCGCAGCCCCGCCCCCGGCGGCCTTGGCAGCCGACTTGGCCGCCCCGGCCGCAGGGCCCTTGGTTGCCGCGCCTGCCGCGACCTTGACAACCCCGCCCGTGGCAGTCTTCGCAGCCCCACCCCCGGCGGCCTTGGCAGCCCCGTCCGAGACGCTCCCGGCCGACGCCGCCGCCCCGCTCGCCGCAGCCGCGCCCTCGCCGTCCCCGACCGCGTCCTTCACCAGGCCCGCAGCGCCTTCCGACGCCCGACCCGTGGGGCCGTCCAACGCGCCCACCGGGCTGTCCACGGCGGCCCTGCCAGCCCCGCCCACGCCATCCCTGATCGCCACCGTGCCGTTTGCCATGGCTGTGGCCCCGCCGTCGGACACCGCCGTCGCGGCGGCCCCGCTGTCGTCGGCGAGCGCCGTCGGCACCCCGCCCGACGACCCCTCGGGTGCCACCGTCCCAACGCCGGCGTTGCTCGCGGCGGCGCTGACGGGGCCGTCCCCGCCCGCGCCATCCCCGGCCGCCGTGCCCTCGCGGCCGTCCGCGCGGACGGCCGCCGGGGCGGGGCCGACGGCGCCGGTGTCGTCGGCGGTCACCGCCGAACCGGCATCCGCTGTCCGCGCGGCGGCGGCAGCCGCATCCGCAACCGCCGCCGGGCCCTCGGTCGACCGCACATCAGCGGGCTCGGCGGGCTCGGCGGGCTCGGCGGGCTTGCGACGGCCAAGCCACGCGCCCAGCAGAGGCCGTACCGCCTCACCCACGAGCAGGGCGAGGGTCAGGTACAGCAGCAGGGCCAGCCACAGGTAGCCCGGCCAGGCCAGGACGCGCTGGAGCGCGAAGGGCGCGCCCGCGCGGCCCGAGATCACCGCGCCGACGCTCATCAGCGGCAGCACGAAGGCCGCCGCCGTGCCCGTACGGCGCGCCCATCCCCCGCGCGCCGTCGTGTCGCCGACCAGCCGCCGCCACACATACCAGTGGACGCCGGTCAGCAGACCAATGACGGCCGACGCGATCAGGACATAGAGCACGACCATCCCCGGTCCCCTCCCCTGCCGACTACCCGACGGCTGCCTGGAACGGCTACTCGGAGGCGTCGTTTCGACGCAGAGCGCGCACCCCACGCAACCCGATGACCCCGATCGCCGTCCCCAAGAGAAACGAGGTGATCGCGAGCAGCAGATGCACCCAAAAGTACGTGGTGGGGTCGCCGGAGTCGTCGAAGGCGAGTCCGCTGGCGTCCTTCCACAAATTTTTGACAAAGGTGAACCAGATGACCCAGCTCCAGACCCCGAAGGCGAGCAGGAACCAGGACACGGGGCGGCTGAGCTTCATGGGTTCCAGTATGGGCACGGCCCCGGATACCTCCACGCGGGGGTCTGCCGTCAATACGTCGGCGCTGCTTTCGCTCTCCTCAGCGACGCCAGGTACGTTCACCTCCGTGCCCACACCTTCCTTCACCAGCACTCACGTCCGAGACCGCACCCGTAAGAGCACCGGCAAGAGCACCCGCATGAGCAGTCGCCGTACCCCCGCCCGCCGCGCCGCCGCGCCGCTGGCCGCCACCGCCGCCGCCCTCCTGCTGTGCGGGCCGCTCGCCGCCGCCCCGGCGCACGCCGCCGATCAGCCTGGCGGCTCCACCGAGGCGGTCAAGCCGCCCGCCCATATGTCCACGGTGGGCGGGAAGCGGCTCGGCTACCCCGACACCCAGGTGGATCCCAAGGCGGGCGCGCCCGCGCTGCCCAAGGAGCTCAGCGGGAAGTCCTGGCTGGTGGCCGACGCCCAATCCGGTGATGTGCTCGCCTCGCACAACGCCCACTGGCAGCTCCCGCCCGCGTCCACGCTGAAGATGCTGTTCGCGGACACGCTGCTGCCGAAGATGCCGAAGACGAAGACCCACAAGGTGCAGCTTTCCGACCTGGAGGGGATGGGTGAGGGCAGCAGCCTGGTCGGCGTCAAGGAGAACTACACCTACTCGGTCCACGACCTGTGGCTCGGCGTCTTCCTGCGCTCGGGCAACGACGCGGTGCATGTGCTGTCGGCGATGAACGGCGGTGTCCCGGCGACCGTAAGCGAGATGCAGGCACACGCGAAGCATCTGAACGCCGGGGACACCCATGTGGTCACACCCGACGGCTACGACGAGAAGGGCCAGGTCAGCAGCGCGTACGACCTGACCCTCTTCGCCCGCTCGGGGCTGCAGAAGGCGGACTTCCGGGAGTACTGCTCGACAGCGACCGCGCAGTTCCCCGGCACGTTCGAAAAGGGCAAGAAGAAGCGCTCCAGCTTCGGCATCCAGAACACCAACCGGCTGCTGACCGGCTTCGGCGTCGAGCCGTACAAGGGCATCGCCGGGGTCAAGAACGGCAACACCACGAACGCGGGCGCCACCTTCACCGGGGTCGCCCAGCGCGGAGGCCGGGTGCTGCTGGTCACCGTCATGAATCCGCAGGAGAAGGAGGCGAACGAGGTCTACAAGGAGACCGCGAGGCTCTTCGACTGGGGCTTCAAGGCGGCGGGCTCGGTGAACCCGGTCGGCACCCTCGTCCGCCCCGGCGCGGCGGGCGCGAGCCACCCCTCGGCCGGCGGCGAGGACGGCCACAAGCACGCCCAGGCGTCCGTCTCCACGGACAACGGGGGCTCCGGCGGGGCGTGGACCGCGGTGGGCATCGCGGGCGGCTCACTGGCGCTGCTGGGCGCGGTGGCCTTCGGGGTGCACCGCCGCTGGCCGCTGCCGGAGCTGGTGCGGCGCCGCTCGCGCGACTGAGCGAGCCCTTACGGCCGAGCCGGCCCTCTTACGGTCGCCGTCACGCCGCCGCCTGCGGGCCTTCGGGCCTGCGGGCGCGGGGCTTTTCGACCTCCGGCTCGGACGGCTGGGTCCGGTCCGGCTCGGACGGCTCGGTTTTGTCCCCCTCGGACGGCTCGGCCTTGTCCCCCTCGGACGGCTCGGCCTTGTCCGCCTCGGCCGCCCATTCGGCCTCGTGCTCGGCCTGGGCGGCGGGCGGGGTGGCGGTCCAGGCGGCGCAGTACAGCGTGAGTTTCGCGGTGAAGTTCATCCACAGCAGCAGGGCGATGGGCACCCCGAACGCCCCGTACATGCTCTTGGCCGCCACGTCCTTCAGATAGCTGCTGAGCAGCACCTTGAGCAGTTCGAAGCCGATCGCGCCGATGAGCGCGGCGACCACGACCGTACGGCGGGGCGGCTGCACGCCGGGGAGCCAGGTCAGGACGTAGCTCAGCAGCACGAGGTCGGCGCAGACGGCGATGGCGAACGCGGCGATCCGCAGCAGCCAGCCGCCGATCCCGTTCTCGGGGATGCCGATGAGCCGGGCGATCCGGCCCACGGCGGTGGCGGCCAGGGCGGACACGGCGAACGACACGAGCGCCACACCGCCCAGCCCGATCAGCACGAAGGCGTCCTTGACCTTGCGCACCAGCGGGTTGCCGGGGTCCTCCTCCAGCTCCCATACGGCGCGCAGACACTCGCGTAGTGAGCCCACCCAGCTGATGCCGGTGAACAGCAGCAGGACGGCGGCGACGACTCCGATCGTGGCGGCGTTCTGGACCAGTGCGCCCAGGTCGAGCTGGCCGGAGATACCCGGGATCTGCTGGGCGATCTTCTTCTGCAACTGGGCCATCTGCGCTTGACTGAGCGTCGCCGCGCCGATCGCCGCCCCGACGGCGATGAGCGGGAAGAAGGCGATGAAGCTGGTGAACGTGATCGCCGCGGCGAGCCGGGTCCAGTGGACGCGGTCCAGCCGTTCGTAGGTACGCCAGGCGTGGGTACGCGTCAGCCAGGCCATCGCGGGGCCGACGACAGGCAGCCGGGTCAACGATTCCATGATCAGCAAGTACCCTTCTGCGCGGTGTCACTCCTCGGCGCGCCGGTGCGCGATACGGATATCCGGGTTCCCCGGACAGCCGCTCCGCTCATCACTCTTTTCGGTGAGGCAGTGAGTACGGACCCACAATCACTCCATATGCCCCGCATCGGGGGATACGTTCACCCCATGAAGGACGTGGTCGGTTCCCCGCAGTCGGTGCTCGTCCTGGGCGGCACGTCCGAGATCGCCCTGGCGACCGTCCGCCGCCTGATCAGCCGTCGCGCCCGTACGGTCTGGCTGGCCGGCCGCCCCTCCCCCGCCCTGGAGTCGGCCGCCCGGCAGCTTCGG is a window of Streptomyces violaceusniger Tu 4113 DNA encoding:
- a CDS encoding metallophosphoesterase, whose protein sequence is MVKDAVGDGEGAAAASGAAASAGSVSDGAAKAAGGGAAKTATGGVVKVAAGAATKGPAAGAAKSAAKAAGGGAAKTATGGVVKVAAGAATKGPAAGAAKSAAKAAGGGAAKTATGGVAKVAAGAATKGPAAGAAKSAAEAATDGAAPAASRRLFVARAVAVGATAVAAGTVGYGTYTVLRGPRVKRITVPLAKLPRRAHGFRIAVVSDIHLGPILGRAHTQRVVEAVNRTNPDLIAVVGDLVDGSVADLGPAAEPLRALRARHGSYFVTGNHEYYSGADEWVDHVRELGLRPLENERTELPGFDLAGVNDVAGESEGQGPDFGKALGDRDRSRASVLLAHQPVVIHDAVKAGVDLQLSGHTHGGQVWPGTYVAELANPTAAGLERYGDTQLYVTRGAGAWGPPVRVGAPPDVTVVELASTRT
- a CDS encoding SCO4848 family membrane protein: MKLSRPVSWFLLAFGVWSWVIWFTFVKNLWKDASGLAFDDSGDPTTYFWVHLLLAITSFLLGTAIGVIGLRGVRALRRNDASE
- a CDS encoding D-alanyl-D-alanine carboxypeptidase family protein; translated protein: MSSRRTPARRAAAPLAATAAALLLCGPLAAAPAHAADQPGGSTEAVKPPAHMSTVGGKRLGYPDTQVDPKAGAPALPKELSGKSWLVADAQSGDVLASHNAHWQLPPASTLKMLFADTLLPKMPKTKTHKVQLSDLEGMGEGSSLVGVKENYTYSVHDLWLGVFLRSGNDAVHVLSAMNGGVPATVSEMQAHAKHLNAGDTHVVTPDGYDEKGQVSSAYDLTLFARSGLQKADFREYCSTATAQFPGTFEKGKKKRSSFGIQNTNRLLTGFGVEPYKGIAGVKNGNTTNAGATFTGVAQRGGRVLLVTVMNPQEKEANEVYKETARLFDWGFKAAGSVNPVGTLVRPGAAGASHPSAGGEDGHKHAQASVSTDNGGSGGAWTAVGIAGGSLALLGAVAFGVHRRWPLPELVRRRSRD
- a CDS encoding YihY/virulence factor BrkB family protein, coding for MESLTRLPVVGPAMAWLTRTHAWRTYERLDRVHWTRLAAAITFTSFIAFFPLIAVGAAIGAATLSQAQMAQLQKKIAQQIPGISGQLDLGALVQNAATIGVVAAVLLLFTGISWVGSLRECLRAVWELEEDPGNPLVRKVKDAFVLIGLGGVALVSFAVSALAATAVGRIARLIGIPENGIGGWLLRIAAFAIAVCADLVLLSYVLTWLPGVQPPRRTVVVAALIGAIGFELLKVLLSSYLKDVAAKSMYGAFGVPIALLLWMNFTAKLTLYCAAWTATPPAAQAEHEAEWAAEADKAEPSEGDKAEPSEGDKTEPSEPDRTQPSEPEVEKPRARRPEGPQAAA